Proteins from a genomic interval of Gemmatimonadaceae bacterium:
- a CDS encoding protein kinase: MSLPIERLRSALSQSYTIDRELGRGGMATVYLAQDCKHERMVALKVLHPELAASLGPDRFLREIKVAARLNHPHILGLHDSGEAEGFLYYVMPYVEGESLRERLDREHQLPIEEAVHHARGIASALDYAHRQQIVHRDIKPENVMLYEGEAMVMDFGIAKAVSLAGHDTLTQTGMMVGTPAYVSPEQAAGETNLDGRSDQYSLACVLYEMLSGERAFTGPTAQAVMAKRFTETAKPLRSLRGSIPESVERAVSKAMSTDTAARFKTAAMFAQALGSGSLTTPTDTATLPQPTVAAAKSVAVLPFVNSSTDPENEYFADGMAEEIINALSKIQTLRVASRIVSFALKGKNEDLGEVGRKLHVSTVLDGTVRKMGNRLRITAQLVNVADGYQLWSERYDREMEDIFAIQDEISQAIVKALRVILSEDEKKAIEKPRTVNLQAYEFYLRGRQFFHQLRRKSLEHARQMFNRAIEIDPDYALAHAGVADCCSLLYTYFDARESNLRQADAASKKALELEPQLAEAHVARGIAVSLSKQFDEAEEHFETAMKLDPKLFEAPYFYGRARKSQGRFAEAVKLFERASALRPEDFQAPSMLASSLKSLGMDEESLAVNRRVLKLIDDRLALNPDDARACNLAATTHSKLGEAEPALEFAKRSLEIDPDDPMLLYNVACTYSMIGKSDDALSCLERSIDRGFGHREWIDHDSDFDSLRDLPRFKAIQRAM, translated from the coding sequence ATGTCGCTTCCCATCGAGCGCCTCCGCAGTGCTCTGTCGCAGTCGTACACGATCGACCGCGAGCTCGGCCGCGGAGGCATGGCGACTGTCTACCTCGCGCAGGATTGCAAGCACGAGCGAATGGTCGCGCTCAAGGTGCTGCACCCGGAGCTCGCTGCGTCGCTCGGACCCGATCGCTTCCTTCGCGAGATCAAAGTCGCTGCACGTCTCAATCACCCGCACATCCTCGGGCTGCACGATTCCGGCGAAGCGGAGGGCTTCCTCTATTACGTGATGCCTTATGTGGAAGGCGAATCACTGCGGGAGCGCCTGGATCGTGAGCATCAGCTCCCGATCGAGGAGGCAGTACATCACGCACGAGGGATCGCATCGGCGCTCGACTATGCGCATCGCCAGCAGATCGTCCACCGGGACATCAAGCCGGAAAACGTGATGCTTTACGAGGGCGAGGCGATGGTCATGGATTTCGGAATCGCCAAAGCAGTGAGCCTTGCCGGCCACGATACCCTCACGCAAACCGGGATGATGGTGGGCACTCCGGCCTATGTCAGCCCCGAGCAGGCAGCGGGTGAGACGAATCTCGACGGAAGAAGCGATCAGTACAGTCTCGCGTGCGTCTTATACGAGATGTTGAGCGGAGAGCGCGCATTCACCGGCCCCACCGCGCAGGCGGTGATGGCGAAGCGATTCACCGAGACGGCGAAGCCGCTCCGTTCGCTGCGCGGGAGCATTCCCGAAAGCGTCGAGCGCGCGGTGAGCAAGGCAATGTCCACCGACACCGCGGCGCGGTTCAAAACGGCAGCCATGTTCGCGCAGGCGCTCGGCTCGGGCTCGCTGACGACGCCGACCGACACGGCTACTCTGCCCCAGCCGACTGTGGCTGCGGCAAAATCAGTCGCGGTTCTGCCCTTCGTGAACTCCAGCACCGACCCGGAGAACGAGTACTTCGCCGACGGCATGGCCGAGGAGATCATCAACGCTCTCTCGAAAATTCAAACGCTCCGGGTTGCATCCCGCATCGTCTCATTCGCGCTCAAAGGAAAGAACGAGGACCTCGGAGAGGTCGGCCGCAAGCTCCACGTCTCCACCGTTCTCGACGGCACGGTGCGGAAGATGGGCAATCGTCTGCGCATCACGGCCCAGCTCGTGAACGTCGCCGACGGATACCAGCTGTGGTCGGAGCGTTACGACAGGGAGATGGAGGATATCTTCGCGATTCAGGACGAGATCTCACAGGCCATTGTAAAGGCGCTGCGGGTGATCCTGAGCGAAGACGAGAAAAAGGCGATCGAGAAGCCTCGCACCGTAAACCTTCAGGCATACGAATTCTATCTTCGCGGCCGACAGTTCTTTCATCAGCTGCGGAGAAAAAGTCTCGAGCACGCGCGGCAGATGTTCAATCGCGCGATCGAGATCGATCCCGACTATGCGCTCGCGCATGCGGGCGTGGCCGATTGCTGCTCGCTTCTGTACACCTATTTCGACGCGCGCGAGTCGAACTTGAGGCAGGCCGACGCAGCCAGCAAGAAGGCGCTCGAGCTGGAGCCTCAGCTGGCTGAGGCCCATGTCGCGAGGGGGATTGCGGTATCCCTTAGCAAGCAGTTCGACGAGGCGGAGGAGCACTTCGAGACCGCGATGAAGCTCGATCCAAAGCTGTTCGAGGCGCCGTATTTCTATGGGCGCGCCCGGAAATCGCAGGGTCGCTTCGCCGAAGCGGTCAAGCTGTTCGAGCGGGCGTCGGCACTTCGCCCCGAGGACTTTCAGGCACCGTCGATGCTGGCTTCCTCTCTCAAATCCCTCGGCATGGATGAGGAAAGTCTGGCCGTGAACCGTCGCGTACTGAAGCTCATCGACGACCGGCTGGCGTTGAATCCGGACGATGCGCGCGCATGCAACCTCGCGGCGACCACTCATTCGAAGCTGGGAGAGGCAGAGCCCGCCCTCGAGTTTGCGAAGCGCTCGCTGGAGATCGATCCGGACGATCCCATGCTGCTTTACAACGTTGCGTGCACCTACAGCATGATCGGCAAGTCGGACGACGCGCTCTCGTGCCTGGAGCGCTCTATTGACCGCGGGTTCGGTCACCGTGAGTGGATCGATCATGACTCGGACTTCGATTCACTCCGGGATCTGCCTCGGTTCAAGGCGATCCAGAGAGCGATGTGA
- a CDS encoding protein kinase, whose amino-acid sequence MTTPLPIERLRGALSQSYTIDRELGRGGMATVYLAQDCKHERLVALKVLHPELAASLGPDRFLREIKVAARLNHPHILGLHDSGEADGFLYYVMPYVEGESLRERLDREHQLPIDEAIHHARSIASALDYAHRQQIVHRDMKPENVMLYEGEAMVMDFGIAKAVSAAGHDTLTQTGMMVGTPAYVSPEQAAGETNLDGRSDQYSLACMLYEMLSGERAFTGPTAQAVMAKRFTETVKPLRSLRGSIPEPVEHAVAKAMSTDAAARYKTAAQFAQALGSSSVSTPTDTQTLPQQTVSSAKSVAVLPFSNMSTDQENEYFADGVAEEIINALSKIQTLRVASRTVSFALKGKNEDLAEVGRKLHVSTVLDGSVRRMGNRVRITAQLVNVADGYQLWSDRYDREMEDIFAIQDDISQSIVKALRVILSEDEKKAIEKARTVNVQAYEYYLRGRQFFHQLRRKSLEYARQMFNRAIEIDPEYALAHAGVADCCSVLYMYFDARELNLKQADIASMRALELEPDLAEAHVARGLAVSLSRRFDEAEREFEGAMRLDPKLFEAPYFFGRARLAQAQPLEAAKLFERASTLRPEDFQSVHFLAQAYKSLGNETDSKNSYRRAVQLVNERLELNPDDARALIIGASTLASLGEPEKSLDFVGRALAVDPDDAGMMYNIACAYASLGKPEEAIAALEGAVDKGYAHKEWMENDPDLDPIRTSPRYQALLKVM is encoded by the coding sequence GTGACGACACCTCTTCCGATCGAGCGACTTCGCGGCGCGCTGTCGCAGAGTTACACCATCGACCGCGAGCTCGGCCGCGGTGGAATGGCGACTGTCTATCTGGCGCAGGACTGCAAGCACGAGCGGCTCGTCGCACTCAAGGTGCTGCATCCGGAGCTCGCGGCGTCACTCGGCCCCGATCGGTTCCTGCGCGAGATCAAAGTCGCCGCACGACTGAATCATCCTCACATTCTCGGGCTCCATGACTCGGGCGAGGCAGACGGCTTCCTCTATTACGTGATGCCGTATGTCGAGGGAGAATCACTTCGGGAGCGACTCGACCGCGAGCATCAGCTCCCGATCGACGAAGCGATACACCACGCACGCTCGATTGCCTCCGCGCTCGACTACGCCCATCGCCAGCAGATCGTCCATCGCGACATGAAGCCGGAAAACGTCATGCTCTACGAGGGCGAGGCGATGGTGATGGATTTCGGTATCGCCAAAGCGGTAAGCGCCGCGGGGCACGACACGCTGACGCAAACCGGCATGATGGTCGGGACGCCGGCGTACGTCAGTCCGGAACAGGCCGCAGGCGAAACGAATCTCGACGGCAGAAGTGATCAGTACAGTCTGGCATGCATGCTCTACGAGATGTTGAGCGGCGAGCGCGCCTTCACCGGCCCGACGGCTCAGGCGGTGATGGCGAAGCGATTCACGGAGACAGTCAAGCCGCTTCGCTCGCTGCGGGGCAGCATTCCCGAGCCGGTTGAGCACGCCGTCGCCAAAGCCATGTCCACGGATGCGGCGGCGCGCTACAAGACCGCTGCACAGTTCGCGCAGGCACTGGGTTCGAGCAGCGTGTCCACCCCGACCGACACGCAGACTCTCCCGCAACAGACAGTCTCGTCGGCAAAATCGGTTGCCGTGCTTCCCTTCTCGAACATGAGCACCGACCAGGAGAACGAATACTTCGCCGACGGAGTGGCTGAAGAGATCATCAATGCTTTGTCGAAGATCCAGACGCTGCGTGTAGCCTCTCGCACCGTGTCCTTCGCGCTCAAGGGAAAGAATGAGGACCTCGCCGAGGTGGGGCGGAAGCTCCACGTTTCGACCGTACTCGACGGCAGCGTCAGGAGAATGGGAAATCGCGTTCGCATAACTGCGCAGCTCGTAAACGTCGCCGATGGATACCAGTTGTGGTCCGACCGCTATGATCGCGAGATGGAGGACATCTTCGCGATTCAGGACGACATATCGCAGTCGATCGTGAAGGCACTTCGCGTGATCCTGAGTGAGGACGAGAAAAAAGCGATCGAAAAGGCGCGCACCGTGAACGTCCAGGCGTACGAATACTATTTGCGAGGCCGCCAGTTTTTCCACCAGCTTCGGCGCAAGAGTCTCGAGTACGCGCGGCAGATGTTCAATCGCGCAATCGAGATAGACCCGGAGTACGCGCTCGCTCACGCCGGCGTGGCCGACTGTTGCTCGGTGCTCTACATGTACTTCGACGCGCGCGAGCTGAACCTGAAACAGGCCGACATTGCGAGCATGAGAGCGTTGGAGCTCGAGCCGGATCTGGCGGAGGCGCATGTGGCACGCGGGCTCGCGGTGTCGCTGAGCAGGCGATTCGACGAAGCGGAGCGCGAGTTCGAAGGCGCGATGCGGCTCGATCCGAAGCTCTTCGAGGCGCCGTACTTTTTTGGTCGCGCGAGGCTGGCGCAGGCACAACCGCTCGAGGCTGCGAAACTTTTCGAGCGCGCGTCCACGCTTCGACCCGAGGACTTCCAGTCTGTGCATTTCCTCGCCCAGGCCTACAAATCACTCGGCAACGAGACCGACTCGAAGAATTCCTACCGGCGCGCCGTGCAGCTCGTCAACGAACGACTCGAGCTGAACCCGGACGATGCGCGCGCTCTGATAATCGGGGCTAGCACGCTGGCTTCGCTCGGTGAGCCGGAGAAGTCTCTCGATTTTGTCGGTCGCGCGCTCGCCGTGGATCCGGACGATGCAGGAATGATGTACAACATCGCGTGCGCCTACGCTTCCCTTGGCAAGCCGGAGGAGGCCATCGCTGCGCTCGAAGGCGCCGTGGACAAGGGCTACGCCCACAAGGAATGGATGGAGAACGACCCGGACCTGGACCCCATCAGAACTTCGCCGCGGTATCAGGCTCTGCTGAAGGTGATGTGA
- a CDS encoding protein kinase, translating into MNPSLERLRGAVANNYTIDRELGSGGMATVYLAQDCKHERLVALKVLHPDLAASLGPERFLREIKLAARLNHPHILPLHDSGEAEGFLYYVMPYVEGESLRERLDRERQLPIDEAVHHARSIASALDYAHRQNIVHRDIKPENVMLYEGEAMVMDFGIAKAVSSAGSDTLTQTGMMVGTPAYVSPEQAAGETNLDGRSDQYSLACMLYEMLSGERAFIGPTAQAVMAKRFTDTVRPLRSLRGSVPEPVERAVSKAMSTDVGDRYKTAAIFAQALASGTMATPTDTATMPQPTVSAAKSIAVIPFANMSPDPENEYFTDGMAEEIINALTKIQSLRVASRTVSFALKGKNEDLGEVGRKLKVSTVLDGSVRKMGNRLRITAQLVNVADGYQLWSERYDREMEDVFAIQDDISQAIVKSLRVILSEDEKKAMGAARTENLQAYEFYLRGRQFFEVRRKSLEYARQMFKRAIELDPDYALAHAGVADCCSLLYMMFDARESNLKQAESASNTALQLAPDLAEAHLARGIAFSLSQNYTDAEREFEKAMRLDSKLFEAPYFYGRACLAQGKFDDAVKLFKLACAIRPEDFQAVSFLAQAHKSLGQAAEGEAEDRRALKLIEERLELNPDDARAWNLGAATLGTLGETERAIEFARKSVAIDPDDPMLLYNVACTYSVLGQTEEALAALEHAVDKGFGHKDWIAHDPDFESIRKTPRFKAILDGM; encoded by the coding sequence ATGAATCCATCACTCGAGCGGCTGCGCGGCGCGGTTGCGAACAATTACACGATAGACCGCGAGCTCGGCAGCGGGGGCATGGCGACGGTCTATCTCGCGCAGGACTGCAAGCACGAGCGGCTCGTGGCGCTCAAGGTTCTGCATCCCGACCTTGCGGCATCGCTCGGACCTGAGCGCTTCCTGAGAGAGATCAAGCTCGCCGCGCGGCTGAATCATCCACATATCCTCCCGCTCCATGATTCGGGAGAGGCCGAAGGCTTTCTCTACTATGTGATGCCGTACGTCGAGGGAGAATCATTGAGAGAGCGGCTCGACCGCGAACGTCAGCTGCCCATTGATGAGGCAGTTCACCACGCACGGTCGATTGCCTCCGCGCTGGACTACGCACATCGGCAGAATATCGTCCACCGGGACATCAAGCCGGAGAACGTGATGCTCTACGAAGGCGAGGCGATGGTCATGGACTTCGGCATCGCCAAGGCCGTCAGCTCGGCTGGGTCGGACACACTGACGCAGACAGGAATGATGGTCGGGACGCCTGCTTACGTCAGTCCCGAGCAGGCGGCGGGCGAGACGAATCTCGACGGCAGAAGCGATCAATACAGCCTCGCGTGCATGCTCTATGAAATGCTGAGCGGCGAGCGCGCGTTCATCGGTCCAACGGCCCAGGCAGTGATGGCCAAGCGGTTTACCGATACGGTCAGGCCGTTGCGCTCACTCCGTGGAAGCGTACCAGAGCCCGTGGAGAGGGCGGTTTCGAAGGCGATGTCGACCGACGTTGGTGACCGCTACAAAACCGCCGCGATATTCGCCCAGGCGCTCGCTTCGGGAACCATGGCAACGCCTACCGATACCGCGACCATGCCGCAGCCGACTGTGTCGGCCGCGAAATCGATTGCCGTCATTCCTTTCGCCAACATGAGTCCCGATCCCGAGAACGAGTATTTCACAGACGGAATGGCCGAAGAGATCATCAACGCTCTCACGAAGATCCAGTCGCTGCGAGTTGCGTCTCGAACAGTCTCGTTTGCGCTGAAGGGAAAGAATGAAGACCTCGGCGAGGTTGGCCGGAAGCTGAAAGTCTCGACGGTACTCGATGGAAGCGTTCGCAAGATGGGGAACCGGCTCCGCATTACCGCGCAGCTCGTGAATGTCGCCGACGGATACCAGCTGTGGTCCGAGCGCTACGACCGAGAGATGGAGGATGTCTTCGCGATTCAGGACGACATCTCGCAGGCCATCGTCAAGTCCCTTCGGGTGATACTCAGCGAAGACGAGAAGAAAGCGATGGGCGCGGCCCGCACGGAGAATCTTCAGGCTTACGAATTCTACCTGCGTGGGAGACAGTTCTTCGAGGTCCGGCGCAAGAGCCTCGAGTACGCAAGGCAGATGTTCAAGCGGGCAATCGAGCTCGATCCTGATTACGCCCTTGCACACGCCGGCGTGGCCGACTGCTGCTCGCTGCTCTACATGATGTTCGACGCGCGGGAATCGAATCTCAAGCAAGCTGAAAGCGCCAGCAACACCGCACTCCAGCTCGCCCCGGATCTCGCCGAGGCTCACCTCGCGCGCGGCATTGCCTTCTCGCTCAGCCAGAATTACACCGACGCGGAACGGGAATTCGAGAAGGCTATGCGGCTCGATTCAAAACTGTTCGAGGCGCCTTACTTCTACGGTCGAGCGTGCCTCGCGCAAGGAAAGTTCGACGACGCCGTGAAGCTTTTCAAGCTGGCATGCGCGATTCGGCCGGAGGATTTTCAGGCGGTGTCGTTCCTTGCCCAGGCGCACAAATCTCTTGGTCAGGCAGCGGAAGGTGAGGCGGAGGACCGTCGGGCGCTCAAGCTCATAGAAGAGCGGCTCGAGCTGAACCCTGACGACGCCCGTGCGTGGAACCTCGGTGCAGCGACGCTCGGTACCCTCGGAGAGACTGAGAGAGCAATCGAGTTCGCGCGGAAGTCGGTAGCAATAGATCCGGACGACCCGATGCTGCTCTACAACGTCGCCTGCACGTACTCCGTTCTGGGCCAGACGGAGGAAGCCCTTGCCGCTCTCGAGCACGCAGTCGACAAGGGATTTGGACACAAGGACTGGATCGCGCACGATCCTGACTTCGAATCCATCCGCAAGACTCCGCGGTTCAAAGCAATCCTGGACGGAATGTGA